In the genome of Pseudomonas bubulae, one region contains:
- a CDS encoding FAD-dependent oxidoreductase: MTKYPQLLAPGRIGSLELRNRIIMAPMGSNFAEANGQCGERIQAYYEARARGGAGLLIMGVCSVAFPAGTAEPFQVGVSSDDFIPGLSRLAERVHQHGAKIAMQLQHAGKTAVRDMAEGRQLWVPSVPPVLQSDMMAALTPEELANFVSSMKRRAEGSPIRVMDSADIAQMIEWFASAADRARRAGFDGVEIHAAHGYIIAGFLSGYYNQREDEYGGSLENRARLLLQIIAAIRAKVGHEFAVWLRLDAEELHTPGGINLEDAIAVARMAEAAGVDAVSVSATARITSGVVFTEAPLVHKPGGYLEWTAALKRSVQVPVIAVGRIEPEVGEAALKRGDCDFIAMARKFLADPDLPNKLLNDQEASIRPCIYCYVCVSQIFINERVKCAVNPMTGHEFEYVIGPTATPKHLVVVGAGPAGMEAARIAALRGHRVTLLERSDRLGGTLFFAGLAYAENARLLENLKVQVQQSAIDIRLNTLASPALLRDLGADQVLVAVGAERAAPAIPGADQDHVWSGDELRRLMTGDRAEEIAKRKLSFTQRALMKAGSLTGVTDSREAMEKLSRVWMPLGKRVTIIGGGLVGLELAEFLIARGRQVTVLESGTHLGRELAIVRRWRVLHEIRVHGGELITGASVTAIDGHSVRYQLADGTSAQSDADSVVLAIGAQPDTGLLDELTRAGLSASSIGDCHSIGYIEGAISAGHKAGREA, from the coding sequence ATGACAAAATACCCTCAGTTACTGGCACCCGGTCGCATAGGTTCTCTTGAACTGCGCAACCGCATCATCATGGCGCCCATGGGCTCCAACTTCGCCGAGGCCAATGGCCAGTGTGGCGAGCGCATTCAGGCCTATTACGAAGCCCGCGCCCGTGGCGGCGCCGGGCTATTGATCATGGGTGTGTGCTCGGTGGCGTTTCCGGCCGGGACCGCCGAGCCATTCCAGGTCGGCGTTTCCAGCGATGACTTTATCCCCGGTTTGAGCCGGCTCGCCGAGCGCGTCCACCAGCACGGCGCAAAAATTGCCATGCAGTTGCAGCACGCCGGCAAGACGGCAGTGCGCGACATGGCCGAAGGCCGGCAACTATGGGTGCCCTCGGTGCCACCGGTGCTGCAAAGCGACATGATGGCCGCGCTGACGCCCGAAGAACTGGCCAATTTTGTCAGCTCCATGAAGCGTCGCGCCGAAGGCTCACCGATCCGTGTAATGGACAGCGCCGATATCGCGCAGATGATCGAGTGGTTTGCCAGTGCCGCCGACCGCGCCAGGCGAGCGGGTTTCGACGGTGTGGAAATCCATGCGGCCCACGGCTACATCATCGCCGGTTTCCTCTCCGGCTATTACAACCAGCGTGAAGACGAGTACGGCGGCTCGCTGGAGAACCGTGCCCGGCTGCTGCTGCAAATCATCGCTGCAATACGGGCCAAAGTCGGCCATGAATTTGCCGTATGGCTGCGCCTGGATGCCGAAGAACTGCACACCCCCGGCGGCATCAATCTTGAGGATGCCATCGCCGTGGCACGCATGGCCGAGGCGGCAGGTGTAGATGCGGTCAGCGTTTCGGCCACTGCGCGCATCACCAGCGGCGTGGTGTTTACCGAGGCGCCACTGGTGCACAAGCCTGGGGGGTATCTGGAATGGACCGCTGCGCTCAAGCGTAGCGTGCAAGTCCCGGTGATTGCCGTGGGGCGGATCGAGCCGGAGGTCGGTGAAGCCGCCCTCAAGCGCGGCGACTGCGACTTCATTGCCATGGCCCGCAAGTTCCTCGCCGACCCGGACCTGCCCAACAAATTGCTCAACGACCAGGAAGCGAGTATCCGCCCGTGCATTTACTGCTACGTGTGCGTGAGCCAGATTTTTATCAACGAGCGGGTCAAATGCGCGGTCAACCCAATGACCGGCCATGAGTTCGAATACGTCATCGGCCCCACTGCCACACCCAAGCATCTGGTGGTGGTGGGAGCCGGGCCTGCCGGGATGGAAGCCGCACGCATCGCCGCGTTACGCGGCCATCGCGTGACCCTGCTCGAGCGCAGCGACCGCCTCGGTGGCACGTTGTTTTTCGCCGGCCTCGCCTATGCCGAAAACGCCCGCCTGCTGGAAAATCTCAAGGTGCAGGTGCAGCAGTCGGCGATTGATATCCGCCTCAACACCCTGGCCAGCCCTGCCCTGCTGCGCGACCTGGGTGCCGATCAGGTGCTGGTGGCCGTAGGTGCCGAACGTGCGGCACCGGCCATCCCCGGCGCCGATCAGGACCATGTCTGGAGTGGCGACGAACTGCGCCGTTTGATGACGGGTGACCGTGCTGAAGAAATAGCCAAACGCAAACTGTCCTTCACCCAGCGTGCACTGATGAAGGCCGGCAGCCTGACTGGCGTGACTGATAGCCGTGAAGCCATGGAAAAACTGTCGCGGGTGTGGATGCCGCTGGGCAAGCGCGTGACCATTATCGGTGGCGGCCTGGTAGGCCTGGAGCTGGCGGAATTTTTGATTGCCCGCGGACGTCAGGTCACCGTGCTGGAAAGCGGTACTCACCTGGGCCGGGAGCTGGCCATTGTGCGGCGCTGGCGGGTGCTGCATGAAATTCGTGTGCATGGCGGCGAGTTGATCACCGGGGCCAGCGTTACGGCGATCGACGGCCACAGCGTGCGCTATCAACTGGCCGATGGCACTTCGGCGCAGAGTGACGCCGACTCCGTGGTACTTGCCATCGGCGCCCAGCCCGATACCGGACTGCTCGACGAACTGACCCGAGCGGGGTTGAGCGCCAGCAGCATCGGCGACTGCCACAGTATCGGTTATATCGAAGGCGCAATCAGCGCCGGGCACAAAGCCGGACGCGAGGCCTAG
- a CDS encoding alpha/beta fold hydrolase: MTEQDLPLPIGHFVTLDSGLRLHFLDEGSGPVVLWLHGSGPGASGYSNFKGNYPQFVANGFRNLVVDLPGFGRSDKPEDVNYDLAFFVNAMSGFLKAVGVKRATLLGNSLGGAIALGLALAEPERVEKLILMAPGGVEERETYFKMIGIQRMVELYNAGPLGIEQMRRIMSLQLFDTALLDDNLLAERVAVAVHQPRNLFSTMMVPNMTERLEELQAPILGFWGTDDNFNPASGALKVLTHAPNARFIMLNQCGHWVQVEHRDMFNKACLEFLRG; the protein is encoded by the coding sequence ATGACCGAACAAGACCTTCCCCTGCCCATCGGCCACTTTGTGACACTGGACAGCGGCCTGCGCCTGCACTTTCTCGACGAGGGCAGCGGCCCGGTCGTATTGTGGTTGCACGGCAGTGGCCCGGGCGCCAGTGGCTACAGCAACTTCAAGGGCAACTATCCGCAGTTTGTGGCTAACGGCTTTCGCAATCTGGTGGTGGATTTGCCGGGCTTCGGCCGCTCCGACAAACCGGAAGATGTGAACTACGACCTGGCGTTCTTCGTCAACGCCATGTCGGGCTTTCTCAAGGCAGTGGGGGTCAAGCGCGCCACCTTGCTCGGCAATTCCCTGGGCGGTGCGATTGCCCTGGGCCTGGCGCTGGCTGAGCCGGAGCGCGTCGAAAAACTGATTCTCATGGCGCCAGGCGGTGTTGAAGAGCGCGAAACCTACTTCAAGATGATCGGCATCCAGCGCATGGTCGAGCTGTATAACGCAGGCCCGCTGGGCATCGAGCAAATGCGCCGGATCATGAGCCTGCAACTGTTCGACACCGCGCTACTGGACGACAACCTGCTGGCCGAGCGCGTGGCCGTGGCCGTGCATCAGCCGCGCAATCTGTTCAGCACCATGATGGTGCCCAACATGACCGAGCGCCTTGAAGAGCTGCAGGCACCGATCCTCGGGTTCTGGGGCACCGACGACAATTTCAACCCCGCATCCGGCGCGCTTAAAGTGCTGACCCACGCTCCCAATGCGCGTTTTATCATGCTCAATCAGTGCGGCCACTGGGTACAGGTCGAACACCGCGACATGTTCAACAAGGCGTGCCTGGAGTTCCTGCGCGGCTAA
- a CDS encoding MFS transporter: protein MSIPLRPTWRTHYALGVLAAIYIFNYIDRLLMAILIEPVKAEFGISDTGIGLLSGVTFAVFYTLFGFPLGRLSDRIGRKKVIAFSCIAWSVMTIFCGFAASFTMLVIARIGVAIGEAGGTAPSMAMVSDLYPPDRRSTALSVLMLGSSLGAIFGLGLGGWIAQHYGWRFAFVVIGAPGILLGLILLFTVRAPKPAMLVSPNLVAQDHWLVTVRELFQTPSFLWLVCTGGSAAIAGYAIGTWSPSFLIRSHGLSLQDAGLLAGVAGGAGATIGTLTCGILCDRLVRRDKGWQIGVPLLGTLISIPFGLAYFLWPVGTAFYMGSTPMPTAFLFYCVFSFFGTWWATPCLGAISHLFPATRLAQATAIFVMAMTLLGVGVGPLLIGMLSDGFAHTLGNEGLRYALASCISLLVLASVFLAMALPRYRNHLMNKTPTPAPLADAATA from the coding sequence GTGTCCATACCCTTGCGCCCCACCTGGCGAACCCATTACGCACTGGGCGTATTGGCAGCCATCTATATCTTCAACTACATAGACCGGCTGCTGATGGCCATTTTGATCGAACCGGTGAAGGCCGAGTTCGGCATTTCCGATACCGGTATAGGTCTGCTTTCAGGTGTGACCTTTGCCGTGTTCTACACCCTTTTCGGCTTTCCGCTGGGGCGCCTGTCCGATCGGATCGGGCGCAAAAAAGTCATCGCCTTCAGCTGTATTGCCTGGAGCGTCATGACCATTTTCTGCGGCTTTGCCGCCAGCTTTACCATGCTGGTGATCGCCCGGATCGGGGTCGCTATCGGCGAAGCCGGGGGCACCGCGCCGTCAATGGCCATGGTCTCGGACCTCTACCCGCCCGACCGCCGCTCGACCGCCCTGTCGGTATTGATGCTGGGCTCAAGTCTGGGGGCGATTTTCGGCCTCGGTCTGGGCGGCTGGATTGCCCAGCATTACGGCTGGCGTTTCGCTTTTGTGGTGATCGGCGCACCGGGGATTTTGCTCGGCCTGATCCTGCTGTTTACCGTGCGGGCACCCAAGCCGGCGATGCTGGTCAGCCCCAATCTGGTCGCGCAAGACCACTGGCTGGTCACGGTTCGCGAGTTGTTCCAGACACCGTCCTTTCTCTGGCTGGTGTGCACCGGCGGCTCGGCGGCCATTGCCGGTTATGCCATCGGCACCTGGAGCCCGAGCTTCCTGATCCGCTCCCACGGCCTGAGCCTGCAGGACGCGGGCCTGCTGGCCGGGGTCGCAGGCGGTGCCGGGGCAACCATCGGCACCCTGACCTGCGGCATTTTGTGTGATCGCCTGGTGCGTCGCGACAAGGGCTGGCAAATCGGGGTGCCGCTGCTGGGCACGCTGATCAGCATCCCGTTCGGTCTGGCGTATTTCCTCTGGCCAGTGGGCACTGCATTTTATATGGGCAGCACACCCATGCCGACCGCGTTTCTGTTTTATTGCGTATTCAGCTTTTTTGGCACCTGGTGGGCAACGCCCTGCCTGGGCGCCATCTCCCATCTGTTTCCAGCCACCCGCCTGGCCCAGGCCACTGCAATTTTTGTAATGGCCATGACCCTGCTCGGGGTCGGTGTCGGGCCGCTGCTGATCGGCATGCTCAGTGACGGCTTTGCCCATACCCTGGGCAACGAAGGCCTGCGCTATGCCCTGGCTTCCTGTATCTCGCTGCTGGTTCTGGCCTCGGTGTTTCTGGCCATGGCCTTGCCGCGCTACCGCAACCACCTGATGAACAAGACCCCGACCCCAGCACCGCTGGCTGACGCGGCCACTGCCTGA
- a CDS encoding SDR family NAD(P)-dependent oxidoreductase, whose product MKLLNKVAFVTGAGQGMGRAIVRHFAEQGAKVVAADINLDAARQSIEGLGEKALAVSCNVADSDSVATAMAAVHAHFGSLDVLVNNAGIGSIDAFAQTPDEHWQRVIGVNLTGPFFCSREAVKLMLAAATPGVIINISSTAALTGEGPSHYCAAKAGVMGLTRSMARELAGNGIRVNTIVPGPTNTPMMADIPDDWMQSMLKAIPLGRMGETDEIARVAAFLASDDAAFITGQNLAVNGGMAFI is encoded by the coding sequence ATGAAATTGCTTAACAAAGTGGCGTTTGTAACCGGTGCAGGCCAGGGCATGGGACGAGCGATTGTTCGTCACTTTGCCGAGCAGGGTGCCAAGGTGGTCGCCGCCGACATCAACCTCGATGCCGCGCGTCAAAGTATTGAAGGGCTGGGCGAAAAGGCCCTGGCAGTGTCCTGTAACGTCGCTGACAGCGACTCGGTCGCCACCGCGATGGCTGCCGTGCATGCACATTTCGGCAGCCTCGATGTGCTGGTCAATAATGCCGGTATCGGCTCCATCGATGCCTTCGCACAAACCCCGGACGAACACTGGCAACGAGTGATCGGGGTCAACCTGACCGGGCCGTTTTTCTGCAGCCGAGAAGCGGTGAAGCTGATGCTCGCCGCTGCCACGCCCGGCGTGATTATCAATATCTCCAGCACCGCCGCCCTGACCGGCGAAGGTCCGAGCCATTACTGTGCAGCCAAGGCCGGGGTAATGGGCCTGACCCGCAGTATGGCGCGCGAACTGGCCGGCAACGGCATACGGGTCAACACCATCGTTCCCGGCCCGACCAACACGCCGATGATGGCTGACATCCCGGACGACTGGATGCAAAGCATGCTCAAGGCCATCCCCTTGGGTCGCATGGGTGAAACCGATGAAATCGCTCGCGTCGCGGCCTTTCTGGCCAGTGATGACGCAGCGTTCATCACCGGTCAGAACCTCGCGGTCAACGGCGGCATGGCGTTTATCTGA
- a CDS encoding SDR family NAD(P)-dependent oxidoreductase produces MGTRLQDKIAFISGAGSGIGAATALRFAEEGALVVLCGRRIEPLQAVAAQIRDSGGRAECAVADVSNEAAYVGAISEAAQRHGRLDILVNNAMAYSWGAIDSTSTADWHSNFATTVDGTFWGTRTAMGLMRAQGSGSIINLASICGQFGTPWMAGYSAAKAAVINFSRAAASEGASHNIRCNVVSPGVVETPATAGMLTDDKTRTNTEKLIPLKRVGQPVEVANAILFLASDEASYITGACLPVDGGRSSELYTVLE; encoded by the coding sequence ATGGGTACTCGTTTACAAGACAAAATTGCCTTTATCAGCGGCGCCGGTTCAGGCATCGGCGCGGCCACGGCGTTGCGCTTTGCCGAAGAAGGCGCGCTGGTGGTGTTGTGCGGGCGACGCATCGAGCCGCTGCAAGCCGTAGCGGCACAGATCCGTGACAGCGGCGGCCGCGCCGAATGCGCGGTGGCCGATGTCAGCAATGAAGCCGCTTATGTCGGCGCCATCAGCGAGGCGGCACAGCGCCACGGCCGTCTGGATATTCTGGTCAACAACGCCATGGCCTACAGCTGGGGCGCGATTGACAGCACCTCGACCGCTGACTGGCATTCGAACTTCGCCACCACGGTGGACGGCACCTTTTGGGGCACACGCACGGCCATGGGCCTGATGCGCGCCCAGGGCAGCGGTTCGATCATCAACCTGGCCTCGATCTGCGGGCAGTTCGGTACGCCGTGGATGGCCGGTTACTCGGCGGCCAAGGCCGCGGTGATCAACTTCAGCCGCGCTGCGGCCAGTGAAGGTGCCAGCCACAACATCCGTTGCAACGTGGTCAGCCCGGGTGTGGTCGAGACACCGGCCACGGCAGGCATGCTCACCGATGACAAGACGCGCACCAATACCGAAAAACTGATCCCGCTCAAGCGCGTCGGCCAGCCGGTGGAAGTGGCCAACGCCATTCTGTTCCTGGCCAGTGACGAAGCTTCATACATCACCGGTGCTTGCCTGCCGGTGGATGGCGGACGCAGCAGTGAGCTGTACACGGTATTGGAATAA
- a CDS encoding nuclear transport factor 2 family protein codes for MEQSALLARLDRLESIDEIRQLAGKYSLSLDMRDLDAHVNLFAEDIRVGREKTGRAHLKAWVDDTLRDQFHGTSHHLGQHLIEFTDPDHAVGVVYSKNEHETGPEWVTMQMLYWDDYERMQGRWYFRRRLPCYWYASDLNKPPIGTQKMRWPGREPYAGTFHDLFPSWTEFWASRPDKEQLPQVATAAPLEHFLATLRRGAGAPKIRVR; via the coding sequence ATGGAACAGAGCGCTTTGTTAGCCCGTCTCGATCGGCTGGAATCGATTGATGAGATCCGCCAGCTGGCTGGTAAATATTCGTTGTCGCTGGACATGCGTGACCTCGATGCCCACGTCAATCTGTTTGCCGAAGACATTCGCGTAGGCCGCGAGAAAACCGGGCGTGCGCACCTCAAGGCCTGGGTCGACGACACGTTACGCGACCAGTTTCACGGCACTTCCCATCACCTGGGCCAGCACCTGATCGAGTTCACCGACCCGGACCATGCCGTGGGCGTGGTGTATTCCAAGAACGAGCACGAGACCGGCCCCGAGTGGGTGACCATGCAAATGCTCTATTGGGATGACTATGAGCGCATGCAGGGGCGCTGGTATTTCCGCCGTCGCCTGCCGTGCTACTGGTACGCCAGTGACCTCAACAAACCGCCGATCGGCACGCAAAAAATGCGCTGGCCGGGGCGCGAACCCTACGCCGGTACGTTCCACGATCTGTTCCCGTCGTGGACCGAGTTCTGGGCCAGCCGCCCGGACAAGGAGCAACTGCCGCAAGTGGCGACAGCGGCTCCGCTCGAGCACTTTCTTGCCACCCTGCGCCGTGGGGCTGGCGCACCGAAAATCCGCGTGCGCTGA
- a CDS encoding alkene reductase, with product MSILFEPVRLGELELANRIVMAPMTRSRADQHGVPTAEMVEYYRQRASAGLIVAEGTAPSASGLGYCRTPAIYSPAQIAAWKAVTDAVHAEGGLIVLQLMHVGRAASAHNKPAGAATVAPSALRARTQLFTDTAGMVDTDEPQALSPHDIEQVIEDYRQAALNARQAGFDGVELHCTSGYLPMQFMASGSNRREDQYGGSVENRVRFPQQVLAAMASAIGPGRVALRLCPGNPFNDIDDEDPLATAVALCKAAEPMGLAYVHIMRSPLAELDAFALAQRHCSNGLILNDGFDGESAQAALQAGQGDAVSFARHFIANPDLVERLRKGLPLARFDRKTLYSPGPEGYSDYPLAEAVAP from the coding sequence ATGAGCATTCTGTTTGAACCCGTGCGCCTGGGTGAGCTTGAACTGGCCAACCGTATCGTCATGGCGCCCATGACCCGCAGCCGCGCCGATCAACACGGGGTGCCGACGGCCGAGATGGTGGAGTATTACCGTCAGCGCGCTTCTGCCGGATTGATTGTCGCCGAAGGCACGGCGCCCTCGGCCAGTGGCCTGGGCTACTGTCGCACCCCGGCGATTTACTCCCCGGCACAAATTGCCGCCTGGAAAGCCGTGACCGATGCAGTGCATGCCGAAGGTGGCCTGATTGTGCTGCAACTGATGCATGTGGGGCGTGCAGCCAGCGCCCACAACAAACCGGCAGGCGCCGCCACGGTAGCGCCGTCGGCCTTGCGCGCCCGCACCCAGCTGTTTACCGACACTGCCGGGATGGTCGATACCGACGAGCCGCAGGCCTTGTCGCCGCACGACATCGAACAGGTCATCGAAGATTACCGCCAGGCCGCACTCAATGCACGCCAGGCCGGTTTTGATGGCGTCGAGCTGCACTGCACCAGCGGTTATCTGCCGATGCAATTCATGGCCTCGGGCAGCAACCGGCGTGAAGACCAGTACGGTGGCAGTGTTGAAAATCGCGTGCGCTTCCCGCAGCAGGTGCTGGCAGCGATGGCTTCGGCTATTGGCCCCGGGCGTGTCGCCTTGCGCCTGTGCCCGGGCAATCCGTTCAACGATATCGATGACGAAGACCCGCTGGCCACCGCAGTTGCCCTGTGCAAGGCCGCCGAGCCGATGGGCCTGGCTTATGTGCATATCATGCGCTCACCGCTGGCGGAACTGGATGCCTTTGCCCTGGCCCAGCGTCATTGCAGCAACGGCCTGATCCTCAATGACGGTTTTGACGGCGAATCGGCACAAGCCGCGCTGCAGGCCGGGCAGGGCGATGCGGTGTCGTTTGCCCGGCACTTTATTGCCAACCCGGACCTGGTCGAGCGCTTGCGCAAGGGCTTGCCCCTTGCCCGCTTCGACCGCAAGACCCTGTACTCACCTGGCCCGGAAGGCTACAGCGATTACCCGCTGGCCGAGGCGGTGGCGCCATGA